The genomic window GTCACCCGGCTGACCATGCTGAACCGTCTCGCCTACGCGCGTGAGCCCGGCTCGATCGTGGACTCGCTGCGCGCGGCCCGGGCCAACGCCCGCCGGGCGCGCGAGACGATCTCGACCGAGATGTGGGAGTCGCTGAACACGACCTACAACGCGTTGACGCCCACCGGACGCGCCGGGCGTGGTCCGCACCAGTTCATGGACTGGGTCCGGGAGCGGGTCGCCACGGTCGTGGGGATCGCCGACTCCACGATGAGCCGTGACGAGCCGTGGCACTTCCTGCTGCTGGGCCGGTCCATCGAACGCGTCGACATGACCGCTCGGATGCTCGCGTCGGAGGACCTGCGCGGCTCGTCGGGGCCGGCCTGGGCGCTGGTGCTGCGCTCCTGCGGCGCGCACGAGGCGTTCGTGCGAGCGTTCGGAGCGGCCGCGACCGAGGACCGAGCCCTGGAGTTCATGCTGCTGGACCGGCTGTTCCCGCGGTCCGTCGTCAACGCGCTGCTGACCGCCGAGTCCTGCCTGGCCGCGTTGGAGGTCGACTCGGTCTCGGCCACCCGGCGGCTCGGGGTGCGCGACGACGCCCGGCGCCTGCTCGGTCGGCAGCGGACCGACCTGGAGTACCGCCCGCTGTCCCAGATGCTGCTCGACCCGGCAGGCGAGATGGAGGAGCTGCAGCGCGCGGTGTCCCAGTCCAGCGAGGCGATCTCGCGGCGCTACTTCCCCCGTGGTGTGGCCACGTCCTGGGTCCGGGAGGTCTCGTGAGCCTGGCCCCACTGGGACCCTCCGGTCCGCGGCTCCGTGTCGAGCACGTCAGCCGGTTCCGCTACGAGAGCACGGTCTCGGCGTCCTACAACGAGTGCCGGCTGCTGCCCACGTCGGACGCCCGCCAGCAGGTGCTCAGCGCGCGGGTGTCCGTCGAGCCGGTGACCTGGCGGCGCGAGTACGTCGACTACTGGGGCACCCGGGTGGTGGGCTTCGAGGTGCACACCGAGCACGACGAGCTCGAGGTCGTGGGTGCCGTCGACGCTGTGGTCGCACCGGCCGGGACACCGCCGGACGCCGGGTGGGACGCCGTGCGCGACCCCGCCGTCCGCGACCGGTGGTGCGAGTTCCTGGTGGCCACCCAACGCAGCCGGCCGAGCGAGGAGCTGGCCGCGCTGGCCCAGGACGCCGCCGCCGGACTCGCTCCTTCCGTTGCGGCACAGGCGGTCTGCCAGTTGGTGTCCGACCGGCTGACCTACCGCCCGGGCTCGACCGGGGTGCACACCTTGGCGATGGAGGCCTGGGACGCGCAGAGCGGGGTCTGCCAGGACTTCGCCCAGCTCGCCGTGGGAGCGCTGCGCTCGGTCGGCCTGCCGGCACGCTACGTGTCCGGCTACCTGCACCCGAAGGCGGACGCCGAGATCGGCCAGACCGAACGCGGCGAGAGTCACGCATGGGTCGAGTGGTGGGCTGGCGAGTGGTACGGCTGGGACCCGACCAACGTCAAGCCCGCGGGACACCAGCACATCGTGACGGGCCGTGGCCGGGACTACGGCGACGTACCGCCGGTTCGCGGCATCCTCGCTGGCGGTGGAGCCGCTCAGCTCACGGTGCAGGTGTCGGTGACGACGCTGAGCTGAACTGGCCCGCGGGTACGCCCAGCGTGCGCAGCACGCGGTCGTGCAGCAGCCGGTACGCGGTCTCCGCGGGGCCGTCGGGCGCGGGGCGGCGACGCTCGACCACGCGTTCGGCCTGCAGGAGCTCGCCGGGCAGCAGCTGCTCGCGGGTGAGGTCGACGTCCAGCGCACCGAGCCTGTTCCAGTAGTGCACGCCGTCGCCGTTCGGGCCGAGCAGGTCAGCCATGACCAGGTCGCCGCCCAGCAGATCCTGCACGACGAGTGCGGTCGGCCCGCACTGCCCGCGGGCCGGGCTGGCAACGCCGGCGAGGTACTCGGGCTTGGCGAAGGTGGTCTCGGCGCTCCAGGCGCCACGGATGGCGTGCTCGACCTGGCTGAGGGTGAAGGTGGGCATGCGAGCGATCGTGCCAGCCCGCACCGACAGGCCCAGGGCCTTCCCGCGGGCCGCGGGGGCTGACAGAGTCGGTGGCATGTCGACATCGCCCAGCTCGCCGCCCTCGGGTGGACCGGCCGGGGGCGTGGTCGGCGTGTTCGACCGGGCCGCCGACACCTATGACAACGTGGGCGTGCCCTGGTTCGGGCCGATCGCGCAGGGGCTCGTCGAGGCGCTGATGCCGCGCCGGGGTGAGCGCGCCCTCGATATCGGCTGCGGCAAGGGCGCGGCCCTGTTCCCGCTCGCGCAGGCGGTGGGGTCCAGCGGTCGGGTGACCGGCATCGACCTGTCCCCGCAGATGGTCGCCGCCACGGCTGCCGTCGCCGAGGAGCGCGGTCTGCGGCAGGTGGACGTGCACGTGGCCGACGCCAGCGCTCCCGACCTGGCCGACAAGGAGTACGACGTCGTCGCGTCGTCCCTGGTGCTGTTCTTCCTGCCGGATCCGGCGGCGGCGCTGGCCGGGTGGCACCGGCTGCTTCGACCTGGGGGACGGCTCGGCGTCGCCACGTTCGGACCGAGCGCGCCGGCCTGGACGCAGATCGACGACGTGTTCACGCCGTACCTGCCCCCGCAGATGCGTGACGCGCGGACCTCCGGACGACGGGGTCCGTTCGCCAGCGACGAGGGGGTGGAGTCGCTGTTCGCGGCCGCCGGGCTGCTCGACGTCCGGACCGAGACCACCACCGTGGACGCCGTGCTGCGCGACCCGGAGCACTGGCACGAGTTCAGCTGGTCGCACGGCCAGCGAGCCATGTGGGAGTGCGTGCCGCCGGCCGAGCGGGACGCGTTGCGGGACAAGGCGTTCGGGCTGCTCGACGACCTGCGTGGGGACGACGGCAGCATCCGTCTCGGCCAGCAGGTCCGCTACACCCTCGGCCGCCGCTAGCGCCCGCTGGAGCCAGCCCCCCACACCGCCGTGATCATGCACGTTCGCCCCGCCCCCGGATCGAGGCTGGCATCCGCTTCTCGAGGGTTGTTCGCCTCGGGAAGCGGGTCCAGACCCACTGAACGTGATCAACGCTGGGCGGTGGTCCAGCCGCGGCGGGCGCCGAGCCAGTCCAGGAACGTGCGGGCGTAGAGCCGCTGGTGCACGCGCACGAGCGGGGGACCGCCGGGCCAGACCGGTTCGTCGGCGTTCGGCAGCATGTAGGCCGCGATGACGGCGAGCCAGGCGTCGATGGACGCCGGGGGGACGTCGCGGGTCAACGCGCTGCGGGTCAGCCAGGCCTCGACGTCCACACCGTCGCGGCGGGCGAGTGGGAGCAGGCCGACGAAGTCGGTCCACCCGGCGCCGCGCATCAGCCAGTTCCAGTCCACGAACACCGCGCCGGCGGGACCGACGAGCATGTTGTCGGCCCGCAGGTCGGTGTGGCAGGCGGTGTCGCCCTCCAGGGTGGGCTGGCGCCGCCGAGACGAGGTCGGCGAGCTCGGCGTACCGGCTCGGCAACCACCCCGGCTGACCGGCGGTCAGCCGCAGGTCGCCCGCGAGCAGCCGCGGGAAGCAGGCCTGCACGTCGGGCTTGCCGCCGATCGCCTCGGCCAGGGACGGCAGCTCCAGCGCATCCGGCACGGGGGTCAGCGCCTCGACGCTCGCCAGGCACGCCTCGTGCACGACCGACAGGTTCTGCTCCGTCCAGGGCTGCGGCAGCCCGCCGTCCAGCACGTCGGCGAGCACGATCCGCCACTCGTACTCGTCGGCCTCGCCCGGCAGCAGGTGACCCGCGCCCACGAACGCCGGTGCGGGGACATCGGCGGGCAGCGCCTGCAGCACCACCGCCTCCTGCGCGTAGGCCGTGCACAGGTGCGGGTTGCGGGAGGAACCCGCCTTGGCGAAGACCTGTCGGCCGTCCCGCAGGTGGACGACGGCCGCGAAGCCTCCGCTGAACCCGCTGGTCGCCGGCGGCTCGGCGCGTACCACCGGCGAACCGGCCGCCGCGCCGACCGCTCGCCGCACGGCGTCCGGCAGCTCCTCCCAGCCTGGGCGCGCGACCGTTGCGCCGTAGTCGATCTGGAGCACGTCGGTGTCGTCCACGCCGCCAGTCTGACGGCTCGGGCGCACCGGGTGCACGGGAGTTACCTGGCATGTGTCAACACAGGTTGACAGGATCTGCCTGTCAACGTATGTTGACGGCCATGTCGGAAGCCACCAAGCTCGCCACCGCGGCGGCCGCCCCCGACCCCCGGACCGGGCTGCGGGCCGTCGCCGCCCTGCGCAAGCTCCTCGAGCAGCTCGAGGCGGCGCAGGTGGCCAGCGCCAGGGCGCAGGGCTGGTCCTGGCAGGAGGTCGCTGACGTGCTGGGAGTCAGCCGCCAGGCGGTGCACAAGAAGCATGCGGCACGGCGAGGACTGCTCGCCGGCCGAGGTCGAGAGGACTGACCATGTTGGAGCGGTTCACCAACCGGGCACGGACGGTCGTCGTCGCCGCCCAGACCCACGCGCGGGCGCAGCACGCCACCCGCGTCGAGGCGGAGCACCTGCTGCTCGGGCTGCTGGACGACCCGGACAGCCTGGCGATGCGCTGCCTGGTCCGGCTCGGGAGCGGTGCGGAGGACGTGCGCGACGCCGTCCGGCGCCAGCGGACGTCGGCACTGGGCAGCCTGGACGACGGTGACCTCGAGGCGCTGAGGGCCATCGGCATCGACGCCGAGGAGGTGCTGCGCCGGGTCGAGTCGGACCTCGGCCCGCTCGCCGAGCCGACCGGGACGAGTCGCAAGCACATCCCGTTCTCCACCGACGGCAAGAAGGCGCTCGAGCTCGCCCTGCGCGAGGCCATCGCGTTGAAGCACAAGTACATCGGCACCGAGCACCTGCTGCTGGGGTTGCTGCGCGGGCAGTCCGGGACGGTCGCCAGGACGTTCACCGAGCTCGACCTGACGCACGACCAGGTGCGGGACGTCGTCCTCGACGAGCTGCGCCAGACCGGGTGAGGTCGCTCAGCGGCGGGCCAGCGTCAGGACCTGGGTCCGCGCGACGGCGGCGTCCCGCTGCTCGGTCAACGCGACGCGGCGCGGGTCGGCCAGGTAGGCGTCGAGGGCCGGCTGGTCCGGCAGCTCGATGACCTGGACCTCCAGCGGATCGCCCTCCACCCGGGGCGAGACGACGTCGCGCGAGACCAGCCGGGCGCCGTGATCGGGCAGCAGGGCCAGCACCTCGTCCTCGTACTGCCGGACGGCGTCGGCCCGGTCCGGGTGCTCCCAGAGCAGCACGCACAGCCGGATCACGGCTGCTCCAGCGGATCACCGGGCGACGGCGAGGTGACGGTTCGCTCGTCCTGCTCCTGTGCCCGCACCCGCGCGTGGTGCGCGGTCGGCCGCCAGATCTGGTCGAAGGGCCCCATCAAGGACCCGGCGCCAGCGCGCCGGCGGACCCGCTTCGCAAACCACCACAAGGCAGCTAGCGCCCCGGCCAGCGCGACCAGCAGGACGAGCAGGACGAGCAGCGCGACCAGACCGTCCACCGGCTCATCCTAGGCGGCGCCCGCAGCGGCGTCGGCCGGGATGTCCTCCTTCTTCGCGTTGATCAGCGTCGCGGCCACCACCAGCGCGAGCGCGAACAGGACCGCGCCCCAGAAGAAGGCGACCTGGTAGCCGTGGATCAGTGCGTCCGGACCCATCCGCTGCGCATCCTGCGGACTGTGCACGTGGTCGACCAGGTAGGCGGTGACGGCTCCGGCGAAGATCGTGTTCAGCAGCGCGGTGCCCAGGGAGCCGCCGATCTGCTGGGACGTGTTCAGGACGGCGCTCGCCACCCCGGCGTCGTGGTGCCCGACACCGATCAACGCGGTGCTCGCGGCGGGGATGAACACGCCGGCCAGGCCGACGCTCATCACCAGCTGCGACGGCAGCACGTGCGTGACGTACGGCGTCGTCGCGTCGATCTGGGTCAACCACAGCATGCCGACGACGGCCAGGGCCAGTCCCGGAACCATGATCGGCCGTGGCCCGAGCCGGGGCAGGAGCTGCGCGACGACCCCGGCGCTCAGTATCAGCCCGGCGCTGAACGGCAGGAACGCGAACCCCGCCTTGAGTGGCGTGTAGCCCAGGTTGATCTGGAAGTAGTACGTCAGGAACAGGAACATCGCGAACAGCCCGGCGCCGACCAGCAGGAACACCAGGTACGCACCGCCACGGTTGCGGTCCAGCACGATCCGCAACGGCAGCAGCGGGTTCTTCGCCCGTGTCTCCCAGATGACGAAGGCAGTCAGCAGGACGACGGCGAGCACCAGGAAGGTGATCGTCGAGGAGTCGCCCCAGCCCTGCACCGACGTGTCGTTGCGGTCGCCGGGGTTCGCTGCCTTGGCCGCCTCGGTGAACCCGTACACCAGCGAGACGAGACCGAGCGAGGACAGCAGCACACCGGGGACGTCGTACCGGGTGTCCCCGGGGGCCCTGCTCTCGTGCACCAGCCGGACGGCCAGCACCGCCACCAGGATCGCGACCGGCGTGTTGACGAGCAGGCACCAGCGCCAGGAGGCGTACTCGGTGAGCACGCCACCGACGACCAGGCCGATCGCAGCGCCACCACCCGCGAGCGCCCCGAACACGCCGAAGGCCTTGGCCCGCTCCTTGGGGTCGGTGAAGGTCACCGTGACGATCGACAGTGCCGCGGGCGCCATCAGCGCGGCGAACGCACCCTGCAACCCGCGGGCCGCGAACAGCAGCGCCTGGGTGGAGGCGATGCCGCCGAGAGCGGACGCTCCGGCGAACCCCAGCAGACCGATGATGAACGTGCGCTTGCGCCCGGTGTAGTCCGCGATGCGCCCGCCGAGCAGCAGCAGCCCACCGAACGCGAGCGTGTACGCCGTGATGACCCACTGCCGGTTGGCGTTCGAGATGCCGAGGTCCTCCTGCGCACTCGGCAGCGCGATGTTCACGATGGAGGCGTCGAGCACGATCATCAGCTGAGCCGCGGCGAGCACCGCCAGGGCCCACCACCGCCGCGGGTCCGGCTCCTCCGTCGGTGCGGTCGCAGCCGATGCGGCCGTCGGGACGTCGGCGTCAGGCTCGTCGGCGGGTGTGGTCGGCACGCTCACGGTTCCTCCAGCGGGACGCGGTCTGGCCACGCGAGGCCAGGAGCGGGGATGCAGCGACTCTCCTCCACCAACCACGCCAGGGGCAAAGGGATTCCCAGGAATGCCGTCGACTCCTGGGCGGGGGCGGTTCACGATGGTCGGATGCACGCGGAGACCGCCGAGATCAGCTGGTTCACCGGCCCGCGGGAGGACCTGCGACCCATGTTCGAGCTGGCCGAGGACTCGGCCCTCCAGCTGGACGCCTACCTGCCGCTCGGGCGGGTCCTCGTGGCCGTCGTGGACGGTGTCGTCGTCGGTCACCTGCAGCTGGTGGACGGCGACCGGTCCGACGTGCTGGAGCTGAAGAGCCTGGCGGTCGTGGAGTCCTTCCGGGGCAACGGAATCGGGCGGGCTCTGGTCGAGCGGGCCGTGGCCGAGTGCCGTTCGCAGGCGAGCCGGACGCTGATGGTGTCCACCGCCGCGGCGGGTACCGACAACCTGCGGTTCTACCAGCGCCGAGGGTTCCGGATGCTCAGCGTGGAACGCGACGCGTTCACCGCGAGCACCGGGTACCCGGACCCGATCGACATCGACGGCATCCCCTTGCGGGACCGCGTCTGGCTGTCGATGGACCTGTGAGCTCAGTCGGACTGGCGGCCCGCGACGAGGTAAGCGATCGGGCCGACGGGCTGGATGCCGAGCGCCAGGGTCCACAGCAGCTTCGGGCCGCGCACCTGGTCCGCCGGCCGCTGCCTGAGGTCGGACGCCGCGATCGCCGTCAGCACCATCTCGATCGCACCGACCACCACCGCGGCCTTGCGCTGGCCGGGGGTGAGCTCGCTCCACCGCTTCTTGCGCTTCAGCATGTCTGCGACCTTACGTCCGCCGCGCTGATCTCACGCGCCGAGCAGGGCGGCGTAGCTCGTGAGCCGGGTCTCGACCTCGAACCCGGCGCGCTGGTAGACGGCCAGGGCGCCCGTCGGGTTCTGCGAGTCCACGTGCAGCGAGGACTCGTCGTACCCGGCTTCCTGGTAGGCCCGCAGCGCGTG from Angustibacter luteus includes these protein-coding regions:
- a CDS encoding alpha-E domain-containing protein yields the protein MLSRIAESMFWIGRYLERADGTARILDVHLQLLLEDPWLDEDASCRVLLGVMGAEPVALEEKVTRLTMLNRLAYAREPGSIVDSLRAARANARRARETISTEMWESLNTTYNALTPTGRAGRGPHQFMDWVRERVATVVGIADSTMSRDEPWHFLLLGRSIERVDMTARMLASEDLRGSSGPAWALVLRSCGAHEAFVRAFGAAATEDRALEFMLLDRLFPRSVVNALLTAESCLAALEVDSVSATRRLGVRDDARRLLGRQRTDLEYRPLSQMLLDPAGEMEELQRAVSQSSEAISRRYFPRGVATSWVREVS
- a CDS encoding transglutaminase family protein yields the protein MSLAPLGPSGPRLRVEHVSRFRYESTVSASYNECRLLPTSDARQQVLSARVSVEPVTWRREYVDYWGTRVVGFEVHTEHDELEVVGAVDAVVAPAGTPPDAGWDAVRDPAVRDRWCEFLVATQRSRPSEELAALAQDAAAGLAPSVAAQAVCQLVSDRLTYRPGSTGVHTLAMEAWDAQSGVCQDFAQLAVGALRSVGLPARYVSGYLHPKADAEIGQTERGESHAWVEWWAGEWYGWDPTNVKPAGHQHIVTGRGRDYGDVPPVRGILAGGGAAQLTVQVSVTTLS
- a CDS encoding YunG family protein is translated as MPTFTLSQVEHAIRGAWSAETTFAKPEYLAGVASPARGQCGPTALVVQDLLGGDLVMADLLGPNGDGVHYWNRLGALDVDLTREQLLPGELLQAERVVERRRPAPDGPAETAYRLLHDRVLRTLGVPAGQFSSASSPTPAP
- a CDS encoding class I SAM-dependent methyltransferase, with the translated sequence MSTSPSSPPSGGPAGGVVGVFDRAADTYDNVGVPWFGPIAQGLVEALMPRRGERALDIGCGKGAALFPLAQAVGSSGRVTGIDLSPQMVAATAAVAEERGLRQVDVHVADASAPDLADKEYDVVASSLVLFFLPDPAAALAGWHRLLRPGGRLGVATFGPSAPAWTQIDDVFTPYLPPQMRDARTSGRRGPFASDEGVESLFAAAGLLDVRTETTTVDAVLRDPEHWHEFSWSHGQRAMWECVPPAERDALRDKAFGLLDDLRGDDGSIRLGQQVRYTLGRR
- a CDS encoding helix-turn-helix domain-containing protein — translated: MSEATKLATAAAAPDPRTGLRAVAALRKLLEQLEAAQVASARAQGWSWQEVADVLGVSRQAVHKKHAARRGLLAGRGRED
- a CDS encoding Clp protease N-terminal domain-containing protein; this translates as MLERFTNRARTVVVAAQTHARAQHATRVEAEHLLLGLLDDPDSLAMRCLVRLGSGAEDVRDAVRRQRTSALGSLDDGDLEALRAIGIDAEEVLRRVESDLGPLAEPTGTSRKHIPFSTDGKKALELALREAIALKHKYIGTEHLLLGLLRGQSGTVARTFTELDLTHDQVRDVVLDELRQTG
- a CDS encoding DUF1330 domain-containing protein → MIRLCVLLWEHPDRADAVRQYEDEVLALLPDHGARLVSRDVVSPRVEGDPLEVQVIELPDQPALDAYLADPRRVALTEQRDAAVARTQVLTLARR
- a CDS encoding MFS transporter; its protein translation is MPTTPADEPDADVPTAASAATAPTEEPDPRRWWALAVLAAAQLMIVLDASIVNIALPSAQEDLGISNANRQWVITAYTLAFGGLLLLGGRIADYTGRKRTFIIGLLGFAGASALGGIASTQALLFAARGLQGAFAALMAPAALSIVTVTFTDPKERAKAFGVFGALAGGGAAIGLVVGGVLTEYASWRWCLLVNTPVAILVAVLAVRLVHESRAPGDTRYDVPGVLLSSLGLVSLVYGFTEAAKAANPGDRNDTSVQGWGDSSTITFLVLAVVLLTAFVIWETRAKNPLLPLRIVLDRNRGGAYLVFLLVGAGLFAMFLFLTYYFQINLGYTPLKAGFAFLPFSAGLILSAGVVAQLLPRLGPRPIMVPGLALAVVGMLWLTQIDATTPYVTHVLPSQLVMSVGLAGVFIPAASTALIGVGHHDAGVASAVLNTSQQIGGSLGTALLNTIFAGAVTAYLVDHVHSPQDAQRMGPDALIHGYQVAFFWGAVLFALALVVAATLINAKKEDIPADAAAGAA
- a CDS encoding GNAT family N-acetyltransferase, coding for MHAETAEISWFTGPREDLRPMFELAEDSALQLDAYLPLGRVLVAVVDGVVVGHLQLVDGDRSDVLELKSLAVVESFRGNGIGRALVERAVAECRSQASRTLMVSTAAAGTDNLRFYQRRGFRMLSVERDAFTASTGYPDPIDIDGIPLRDRVWLSMDL
- a CDS encoding PLD nuclease N-terminal domain-containing protein; protein product: MLKRKKRWSELTPGQRKAAVVVGAIEMVLTAIAASDLRQRPADQVRGPKLLWTLALGIQPVGPIAYLVAGRQSD